The following are encoded in a window of Ranitomeya variabilis isolate aRanVar5 chromosome 6, aRanVar5.hap1, whole genome shotgun sequence genomic DNA:
- the LOC143781133 gene encoding protein kinase C delta type-like produces the protein MVEHRVSQLASGSPFLVHADFIFQTKMLVLLGLEYMSCGDFHHFLQMKGRLTIPSARFYAAELVCGIQYLHTKGIVHRDLKPENILVAESGHVKITDFGLALENMLGDRTATEYAGTEEFMAPEVRRREFSSFY, from the exons ATGGTGGAGCACCGAGTGTCACAGCTGGCATCTGGGAGCCCCTTCCTCGTCCACGCAGACTTCATATTCCAGACCAAG ATGCTTGTGCTACTTGGTCTGGAATACATGAGCTGCGGGGACTTCCACCACTTCCTACAGATGAAGGGGCGGCTTACCATCCCCAGCGCAAG ATTCTATGCCGCGGAGCTCGTGTGTGGCATCCAGTATCTCCACACTAAGGGCATCGTCCACAGAGACCTCAAGCCCGAGAACATCCTGGTGGCTGAGTCGGGCCACGTTAAGATCACAGATTTCGGTCTCGCACTTGAGAACATGCTTGGAGACCGCACAGCCACCGAATATGCTGGGACAGAGGAATTCATGGCTCCTGAGGTGAGAAGAAGAGAATTTTCCTCTTTTTACTGA